TTCTTAATACATGATTCCCTTTTTTGGGCCTCAGACAGGGGGAATGTGGCAATTTTGTCTTTGGTAGACTTAGCCATGTTTGGGGTAAACTTAAATTGAGAAACTTATTTACAATGAATTGATGGCGATAAAATGTGCAAGGATACTTGCAGTTTGATATAAATCACATTTTCATTTCAATTTTAGATCCTAATCATTTCAATTCCACCCTTTGTTTCAGAATTCAAATCGAACTTCATTGAGCAACCTACAAGACCATATGCGTGTTGAATTATAATTTTCCTTACAAAATTGCTGTGACAAGTAATTGTCAAACACAGAGAATAAGATGAAAGTGAACCGAGTTTTATTTTTCAGAAATCTCAGATTAGTAAATTTATGTCTGAAGTAACTGCAAGTGCTgggaaaatataatattaaactaaaattactCATGCACTTTGTATAGTGGAATAGGCTTATGCTGCACACAACAAGGTAAGGTCgggaaaaaaaaggaaactaaTTCATTTACTTTGACAGAACAAACTTATCTTGTAGTGGCAATTTTTGATTTAATGCTTAATTTTCCAAATTCAAGattgaagaaaaataattttcagcaTCGGGATTCCAAAATGCACTTTCGAATTTAAGTTTGATTccccctctctttctctctgtgTTAGCAATTGATTGCAAGTAATTTATTTTCCTTGCCTAATTTTTGGTTTTTTGTATGTTGCTGCAGTTGATTCCTGAAGAAGATGACCACCTTCATGAGTCGGTACATAATAGAAAATCTTCTTTAGATTTGGGGACTGGTAATGAAACTGATGTGGCACAGTGGAATGTTCTGCAATTCAACACGGGCTCCACAACACCATTTATCATCAAGTGTGGAGCAAACTCAGATTCTGAATTGGTTATCAAAGCCGATGCCCGGGTTCAAGAACCTAAAGGAGGTGAAATTGTAAGAGTTGTTCCAAGGCCACCTGTATTAGAAAATAAGAGCTTGGAGGAAATGAAACAAGTATTCTCCCAACTTCCTGAGGCACTAAGCTTGCTCGCCTTAGCAAGGACCGCAGACGGTACTCGAGCTCGGTATTCTAGACTGTACAGAACCTTGGCCATGAAAGTTCCATCATTGAGGGACCTAGTTGGTGAGCTTGAGAAGGGGGGAGTATTGAAAGATGTGAAATCATGAATCCATAGTGTTTTCAGGAGTCACTGTGTGCCTTCTAGTTCTGGTGTGATTTATTGTGGTTGGCCGAATTCATAAAATTTGTTTGTTTTTGGTGGGAAGGGGGTTTAGAGGAAGAAGGGCTGTCTGTTGAAAGAAATTGTTTTGTAGTTAATTATGGGAGAAGGAAATCTTTGTATTTTGATACTTGTAGTGCATATGCAATGTATTGTATCACACGTATGCTTCGAAATTGTTGTTGATATAATTTAGCAATTTTgtgttatttaatttatttaattacacttttttttttccggTGGAAAGTAAAAGAAACCCTAGTTACTGGCCTTACCACTGCTTCAGTGTATTTCTTGAAATTCACTTTTATATGCGTAGAAACGTTGCCTGAGATTCTCCGGCAAACGTAGCCATTCAGCCAATTTTGACGCTACCCTCCAATTATAGAACTTAAAAAGGAATATTCACTTGTAGCAGTTTTctgaaaatgttttaaagtgtatACCTGATATTTTAACTGaagaattgaaaatttaaattttaagttttttaaaatttaataattaggttatttttttactgttttctttcataataaatatcttgtttttgaaatgaaaactACTTGTTTATAATCAAAATTACATTATTCTTTCCATACCCAAAATTGAAAAACTATaagcaaaatatttttttgcaatagtaaaattaattatattattataaaataaataaaaataatacctaataaaagattttaaaaataaaataaattgtgtaatatcttatttttaattgtgAAAATATAAGTGAAAtaataacataattttttttttggattataAGTAAAATGTCCCAAGTGTTTACTTACaacattttaaaaagaaatcaataacTGCCTCCCCGGCGAGTTTTTGAAAGATTGATTGGAAAGCTAATAATAATATTTCCATTCCTCACATAACACATTAACTAAATTCACCTTTTTGGAGAGATTTCTTTATCACAAGATTTACATGCCACGATTTTTcaatcatttattttttcattattcgTTTTCGTCACATATATGTAAGCTAATTAATTACTTTTAGTTTTCAgcagttttttatttaaaaaaacaatcatattaaatttacaacgcatttttcttttttaaccaTTATTTCCCTTTgaaggaaaataataataagtttttttaccatttcaaaattacaaaaataataatttattattaaaacttaatattttaatatgtatttgaatttaaatataaaattgtagatttatttaatttaacaaattaaaatgaaattattctacttaataaaaagtaaatcaCCGGTGCAATGCAAtactttgaaatttaatttgtaatataaaatttatttaatttcattttaatactcataataatgttgatttagaaaaggctgaataaaattttttatatatgcatTCACAAGCTTAATCTGATAGTAAATATCGCTAAATAAATCTGAAAAATCTCAATTCTAATTTTAAAGTATTTAATTTCCaaatctcatttaaaaaaaaaaaaaagaaaaatcatgtACATACAGATATGCCGCACGTATTCTCCGTGTGATTTATGGCATAAAGATTCGCGAAACtttaagaattatatatatatatatatatatatatataaagataataaaaaagaacaagtaataacaaaaataaatacatgctgagtttttttttttttaaattgagttaattattttatactcatcatattaaatatttatataaattattattcatataatatattttaattaattatatccaaatcaatataaaatatttaatttcgtaattaaaattcatttccatatgaaattatatttatattaagttCATTTATTGACATGTATATATTACTTCtaccttaaaaaattttaaaaaaaatatttaagattaatatgataaatttttaatcaatttagataaatttttctcaatttcttttttcattctatacattttttaaattaaaattttgcatCCAACaattttatatctattaaattttagtattaagataaaatttctaactatttatactattaaattgattaatttgaTATTCTATTATAGTTAGAGAcagcataaaataatttaaattttaaattaattcataatttaatttataaaatgtatAAACGGTACgataaacaaaaaattaataattttttaataattaaaagaggatTAAGGAGAGAAATGGTTTGAGATTCAAAGAATAGAGAGAAGAAAGGTAAACGAgtaagataaattaatatattttataaaaaaatattaagatattttcattattattattattattattattattattattattattatgtgttCAAAGCTGGATTTTACCACCCTATTTGAGGTCTGTTCTATGATTAAAACCCTTTATTTGAAGGCCCCTTAAACCTTTCAAATGAACCAGATTCAACTTATTCATCTCTAAGATCggaatccccctaaaacctttcAATCGGGTTGGTTTAGTCATTTCGGCCCTAAGATCAGACTTTTCCTGGGTTTCAGTCCTAATCTCACCAACTGGTCCAGCCTGAAGGAGAAAAGGTAGCCGGCCCATTCGCCCAATGGAtccatccgcatgcgtgccagggagaaattaaataactgttacgcatggagcagagatctgatattctcgtacgtcaATATTTGTATGATAGAGACAGGTAGCCCAATGGCAataaggcctttacacgtcactagaagataatggaaaagaataaaatgagaaaaacaTTCTCCTCTCCTTTAGGATTAAGTTCACTCGACCCTtgtaaaactttattttttctgttaatatgtaaattaataatttttagatttaaaatttttttttaatgaaacattcttttattaatcaaacaCTGGAAAAAGTTTAATCAAATCATATTCATACTAaaccataaattttaaaataatttattaataaatttatatattttccaAATTTATTACATATGCCAATGAAAAGGATAAATAAaattggaaagaaaaagtttttttttttataaataccattatattataattcttcattttaaatattagaaaaaaattaaattaaatatttaaattttataaatattttttaatctacaattatttaaaaatgacATATTAATATAACTTTTAAAGCATAAACTatacttaaatttattataaataataaaaaaatagagatcTTAGAGCAATTAACAATTTTCTTTTGTGcaacagaaattaaaaaaaaaaagattaatgtTAGAAATATACAATACATAAGATAATTGATAAGGAGAGAATCATAATTcataaaattgtaaatttcaaaatttgtaATAAATGCAGTAGGAAGAATATAGATTGTGAGATAAGATTTGAGTAGctgaaatttaaaacaaaattaattttttagacaTAAAAATTTCTATTGATTCAatcaaaatgaagaaaaataatgtcaaaattcaaaatttgtaaaattaaaacaaaaattaaagaatccaatatattttcttaaaaaattgaagagtatgtatatattatatttttattaaaatgaaaaaaatatgaaatttaaaaatttagaaaaaataaaaaaaatctaatactAAATTAAGAGAGCTCATATAAGAAAGACTCTCCTTAATATATGTACATATagattaaaaattgattttttttaaaaaatagagattaaaaattaaaatggtaTAACTTAAtacctcttaaatttatttaaataaacttaCCATCAGTTAAGtatataaaatgattttattattaatttaattaaataaaaatttaatatatttaaatatagtaaattaaatttttatatatatattttttcaaaatacaacttagttaaattattatttgctTAATATagctttattaaatttaaatttattaaatatgtattttCTCTTcccaaatataaatatattgataaatattttaactttttttatagGTAAATGCTGGAGTATTTttcttttgtaaaatttttgGAAAGAGTTATATTATGAATTATTTTAGCTGTATTTGCTTTAtgtgtttaaaatttttagtggtttatttttaatatgttttaaaataggaaatttttattagaaaaaaaaaaagaaaaaacaaaaccctaaaaaataaattctcttCTTGTATTTGAGTACTGCCTGGTTTTATCAACTTTTCTTATTCCACCCTGCTCAAAACCTCACAACAGTAACGGTCTTCGCCTGTTGAGTTCTCTCTGCTAGAATCCGGCCCATATACAATTTCCAGATCCCCCATTGTGTTTCCGTTCAGGAAACGCCATAAAGGCAGCTCCTTTACTGCAAGATGTATGCGAAAGCGAAGTTGTTTTCATCAACATCTGTGTTTTTGGACTCACATGAGAAAACCCATGATCACAACGGGCTGAAAAACACTAGAGATAAACCACAGATGAATGGGAAAAAGAGTTTTTGGACTGTGTGTCCGTACTGTTACTACTTGTATGAGTATGATGGGGTTTATGAGGAGTGTTGTTTGAGGTGTCAAAACTGTAGGAGACCCTTTCATGGGGTCGCAGTGCCACCGCCACCGGTGGGTATGGTGGTGGAAGGGAAGGAGCAATATTATTGTGGGGTTGGCTGTTTCCCGTTAAGGTACGATTTTGAAAGTTGCTTGGGTGGCAAGAAAGGGGAAAGTGGTGACGGTGAATCTTGCTTGGgtgagaagaaagaagatggtGAGGGATTAAAAAAAGTTACAGAGGATGTGGTGGAAATTTCTGACGATAGTGATGGTGATTTTGACAATCAAGAGGTGGGAGCAGGAGAGATGGTGAAGAATGGGGAAACTAAAGGTGTGGGCTTAGGAGAGATGGTGAAGAACGGGCTTGAGAGCGTCCATGGGAGTGTGAGAGCTGGTGAAGCAGGATCTGTGATGCGGGGGAGTAGGAGAACTGagataaagaaagatgggaTGAGGGTGATGAGAGTGAAGACGGTGGCAAGGAACACGAAGAAGCTCTTGGGAACGGGGAAGAAAAATATGAATCTGAAATCAAAAGGGAATCTGGAAACACGACGAGAGGATAGGGGCGCTGAATTTGGAGAAGGGGCCGGAGAAAATCGGACAGAAAGTGGAGACAAAAATATATTTGGGGAGGGATATTTTGATTCCTTCGATGACTTGGAGTTGTTTCTGGGAGAGAAGGATTTCTTTGTTGGTTGTGATTAATGCATCTTGATGGCGGAAACAGCAAAGATAATCTCTGTGGAGTTGTTAGGAAAATCAACTTTTGTCTATACAGTTACAGCATATGTATGAAACAACAATGGAGCTATGAAGTTTGGAAAAATTGGCTGAATATTTTCATAGTTGGAAAGAGAAATCAATTATAAAATCAGGGCTATCTTTATTTCTCCATAACGTGATTTGGTCGGAAAGAGACAAGTTATGCAATAGTTATTGACCTTTCtgctttttaacttttatacATAACAAAGAAGTAGAGGAAAATTCTTACTTTTGTTCTTTGACTAAAATTTTCAGTCATTGACATctcaagagaaaaagaaaaagatctaTGGAATTGGATGATTGAGTATAACTATTTGGGTTCTCGATTAAGTTCATATCCTGAAAGTTTTATATGAAAAGTAGTTGGATAATTCAGTTCGCCATAGATGTATGATATCTGCTTCTTTTCCAATGATAATGTCTGCATCTCTAGTGTTATGATTTGTTTCTATTATGAATGGCAATGATGATGAAGTGGATATTTCTTTTTTGGCACTTGCTTTTCTAGAATTATGATCTTAAAGatgtatattataaattatgacAACCATAGGTGACTGCAATTTAATCAAGTAGCAAAGGCGCGAGATGCTAGTAGAAGCTGTATGTTTTTCAATTCTTTAGGTTGCAGAATTCTCTGTTTCACTCATGTATCTTATTTAGAAGTAATGTTGGCCAGAAAGCTCTAGAGCGCAATTGAAAATTTGCAGCCGTTGGAATGAACATGCTAAGCTCTCAACTATTTATTTCCATGTAGTGTTCTTTGTCTTGTATGAGAAATGGTGATTGACTAGGCCAGGCTTTGATCCAAGAGTGCTCGAGTGCTTGT
This genomic interval from Manihot esculenta cultivar AM560-2 chromosome 12, M.esculenta_v8, whole genome shotgun sequence contains the following:
- the LOC110628811 gene encoding uncharacterized protein LOC110628811, translated to MYAKAKLFSSTSVFLDSHEKTHDHNGLKNTRDKPQMNGKKSFWTVCPYCYYLYEYDGVYEECCLRCQNCRRPFHGVAVPPPPVGMVVEGKEQYYCGVGCFPLRYDFESCLGGKKGESGDGESCLGEKKEDGEGLKKVTEDVVEISDDSDGDFDNQEVGAGEMVKNGETKGVGLGEMVKNGLESVHGSVRAGEAGSVMRGSRRTEIKKDGMRVMRVKTVARNTKKLLGTGKKNMNLKSKGNLETRREDRGAEFGEGAGENRTESGDKNIFGEGYFDSFDDLELFLGEKDFFVGCD